One Planctomycetota bacterium DNA segment encodes these proteins:
- a CDS encoding Gfo/Idh/MocA family oxidoreductase, giving the protein MMTGPVRVGVVGLGMAGSDHLAAIARCEEAQVICVADRDPVALVRARQQAPAIATYEDYRAMLTREDLDLVVIATPHHLHARMALDAFGAGKHVLCEKPLAVTPAECDAMIAAARAAGRRLFPVQNQRASPMFRRLKRLIGHEKMGKPVAACIQFLGYEGARMADPASWKGSYGEAGGGVLLDGGCHVLDLCNWYLGAPLGVVARCHRPEGWPAHKAETTAHVVVDYKCGAAAQVFATFEARLPGSFTQGILEIAVELFYEQGYAHAEYAYYGPAGGHRLLRYVCRSNEWHTVELAAEDGLDYDRHILACLLRGAEPVASPEEARTAVAVAHAAYEAASTGRWTPVG; this is encoded by the coding sequence ATGATGACCGGTCCCGTGCGTGTGGGAGTCGTTGGCCTCGGAATGGCCGGGAGCGATCACCTGGCCGCCATCGCCAGGTGCGAGGAGGCCCAGGTGATCTGCGTGGCCGACCGCGATCCCGTCGCCCTCGTCCGCGCCAGGCAACAGGCGCCCGCCATCGCCACCTACGAGGACTACCGGGCGATGCTGACGCGCGAGGACCTGGACCTTGTGGTCATCGCCACGCCTCATCACCTTCATGCCCGTATGGCCCTCGACGCCTTCGGAGCCGGCAAGCACGTGCTGTGCGAGAAGCCGCTGGCCGTCACCCCGGCCGAGTGCGACGCGATGATCGCCGCAGCCCGCGCGGCCGGGCGACGCCTCTTCCCCGTGCAGAACCAGCGCGCCAGCCCCATGTTCCGCCGACTCAAGCGCCTCATCGGGCACGAGAAGATGGGCAAGCCCGTCGCCGCGTGCATCCAGTTCCTCGGCTACGAGGGGGCGCGGATGGCCGACCCCGCAAGCTGGAAAGGCTCCTACGGGGAGGCGGGGGGCGGCGTCCTGCTCGACGGCGGCTGCCACGTGCTCGACCTGTGCAACTGGTACCTGGGGGCGCCCCTCGGCGTCGTCGCACGCTGCCATCGGCCCGAAGGCTGGCCGGCCCACAAGGCCGAGACGACGGCCCATGTGGTCGTGGACTACAAGTGCGGCGCCGCGGCGCAGGTGTTCGCCACCTTCGAGGCCCGGCTGCCGGGCAGTTTCACCCAGGGCATCCTCGAGATCGCGGTCGAACTGTTCTACGAGCAGGGCTACGCCCACGCGGAATACGCCTACTACGGCCCGGCGGGCGGGCACCGCCTGCTGCGCTATGTGTGCCGCAGCAACGAGTGGCATACCGTGGAACTGGCGGCGGAGGACGGGCTGGACTACGACCGCCACATCCTCGCCTGCCTCCTGCGCGGAGCGGAGCCGGTCGCCAGCCCCGAGGAGGCGCGCACCGCCGTCGCCGTGGCCCACGCCGCTTACGAGGCGGCCAGCACGGGACGGTGGACGCCGGTGGGATAG
- a CDS encoding AAA family ATPase: MACVASIINLKGGVGKTTLTMMIAEFLVFRAFKRVLLIDMDAQANLTYCMVPSNSIQQQRESERTLYHLLQRALRNDPVSIPDFITQPPLVVSNIQRSSLVGPHYPGVLHMIVSVPDVAELDEELVQLWEGGRPMPGGVRHCLREALEPVRNQYDYVILDCPPGLSLFSSTSLVASDIFISPVIPEPLSLQGVDLVQKRAGELNRRHGARVDFGGIVLNVVKHYRTTHRMTSQRLYSDEGQGTYRPFRWWIPDNERLRKLGDFDPDLYDEVSRTDQFSPKFRSIENKYGVPYTLTNPKDGPLNRGDEEGEHYRLHERLDRVVDEFQRRCGLSQ; the protein is encoded by the coding sequence ATGGCTTGTGTTGCCAGCATCATCAACCTGAAGGGCGGTGTTGGGAAGACTACTCTGACCATGATGATTGCGGAATTCCTCGTCTTTCGGGCCTTTAAGCGCGTCCTGCTGATTGACATGGACGCCCAAGCCAACCTGACCTACTGCATGGTGCCCAGCAATAGTATCCAGCAGCAGCGCGAGAGCGAGAGGACCTTGTACCATCTCCTACAACGTGCTCTGCGCAACGACCCCGTATCGATACCCGACTTCATCACCCAGCCGCCTCTCGTGGTGAGCAATATCCAGCGGTCCAGCCTAGTGGGGCCACACTATCCCGGTGTCCTCCACATGATTGTGTCAGTGCCTGACGTCGCTGAACTGGATGAGGAACTCGTTCAGCTCTGGGAAGGTGGGCGACCCATGCCTGGCGGCGTTCGACACTGCCTGCGCGAAGCTCTCGAGCCTGTGCGCAACCAGTATGACTACGTGATCCTGGATTGTCCCCCAGGGCTGTCGCTGTTCTCGTCCACGTCCTTGGTAGCAAGTGACATCTTCATATCACCCGTGATACCCGAGCCATTGTCCTTGCAGGGCGTAGACCTTGTTCAGAAACGAGCCGGTGAACTCAACCGTCGTCACGGAGCGCGGGTGGACTTCGGCGGCATTGTCCTGAATGTCGTCAAGCACTACAGAACGACACACCGAATGACTTCACAGCGCCTCTACAGCGACGAGGGTCAGGGCACGTACCGGCCATTCCGATGGTGGATTCCTGACAATGAACGCCTCAGGAAGCTCGGTGACTTCGATCCGGACTTGTACGACGAGGTATCCAGGACCGACCAGTTCAGCCCGAAGTTCCGGTCAATAGAGAACAAGTATGGGGTCCCCTATACGCTTACAAACCCAAAGGACGGGCCCCTGAACCGGGGCGATGAAGAGGGCGAGCATTATAGGCTTCACGAGCGCCTCGACAGAGTGGTTGACGAGTTTCAGCGCCGCTGTGGTTTGAGCCAATGA